A genome region from Micromonospora peucetia includes the following:
- a CDS encoding TetR/AcrR family transcriptional regulator, with protein MAREPGVRREAILDSAATLFASKGVAATTVRQIADDVGILSGSLYHHFDSKESMVDEIVSSFLKDLQHRYAQVLAQETDARRRLHDLVVASLKVVEEHPHATEIYQNDVNYLLQFDRFGYLRNAGRQVQNAWLTVIEAGIAEGTFRADVDPKILYRLMRDAVWLSVRWFKPSADHPISSLAEDCTSLFVDGLTNRAKN; from the coding sequence ATGGCGCGAGAGCCTGGAGTACGGCGCGAGGCGATCCTCGACAGCGCCGCCACCCTGTTCGCGAGCAAGGGGGTGGCCGCGACCACGGTCCGACAGATCGCCGACGACGTCGGCATCCTCTCCGGCAGCCTCTACCACCACTTTGACTCGAAGGAGTCGATGGTCGACGAGATCGTCTCCTCCTTCCTCAAGGATCTCCAGCACCGGTACGCGCAGGTCCTGGCACAGGAGACCGACGCCCGCCGACGCCTGCACGACCTGGTCGTGGCCTCCCTGAAGGTCGTCGAGGAACACCCACACGCCACGGAGATCTACCAGAACGACGTCAACTACCTGTTGCAGTTCGACCGGTTCGGCTACCTCCGCAACGCCGGCCGGCAGGTGCAGAATGCCTGGCTCACCGTCATCGAGGCTGGCATCGCCGAGGGCACCTTCCGTGCCGACGTCGACCCGAAGATCCTCTACCGGCTGATGCGGGATGCGGTGTGGCTGTCCGTACGGTGGTTCAAGCCCAGCGCCGACCACCCCATCTCCAGCCTCGCCGAGGACTGCACCTCGCTCTTCGTGGACGGCCTGACCAACCGGGCCAAGAACTGA
- a CDS encoding acyl-CoA dehydrogenase family protein, which translates to MRFAPSDEQRELEAVVRQVLTDRCPPETVRAGAGSAQVASLAESLAGLGVAGLLVAEDDGGLGLDENHLVSVFEQIGYAAAPLPLTATLAVAPAVLASGAPDLLASLVEGSLTVGADPAVTGRVSFGSGVDLVLSGGFGGTGRIEVLDVSEATASASPSVDFALDLTEYADARLVATVDDPQVVRLAWERGVLAASAELIGLSRRMLDLAVEHVRTREQFGVPVGSFQAVKHHLATALLQLEFAAPVVATAGFELAAGVPGRLRSLATAKALASEAAHVVGRAALQCHGAIGYTTEYDLQLFLKRSWALESSWGSSAWHRAALLADLGVGLTGARPAS; encoded by the coding sequence GTGCGTTTCGCTCCGAGTGACGAACAGCGTGAGCTCGAGGCGGTCGTCCGTCAGGTGCTCACCGACCGGTGCCCGCCGGAGACGGTGCGCGCCGGAGCCGGGTCGGCGCAGGTGGCCTCGCTGGCCGAGAGCCTGGCCGGCCTCGGCGTGGCGGGGCTGCTCGTGGCCGAGGACGACGGAGGGCTGGGCCTGGACGAGAACCATCTCGTGTCGGTCTTCGAGCAGATCGGATATGCCGCGGCCCCGTTGCCGCTCACGGCGACCCTGGCGGTTGCTCCGGCGGTGCTTGCCTCGGGCGCCCCGGACCTGCTGGCGAGCCTTGTCGAGGGGTCTCTCACGGTCGGTGCCGACCCTGCGGTGACCGGGCGGGTCTCGTTCGGTTCCGGTGTCGACCTGGTGCTGAGCGGCGGCTTCGGCGGGACCGGGCGCATCGAGGTTCTCGACGTGTCCGAGGCGACGGCCTCGGCGTCGCCGTCGGTGGACTTCGCGCTGGACCTGACCGAGTACGCGGACGCGCGGCTCGTGGCGACCGTGGACGACCCGCAGGTGGTGAGGCTGGCATGGGAGCGGGGAGTGTTGGCGGCCTCGGCCGAGCTCATCGGGCTGTCCCGACGGATGCTCGACCTCGCGGTCGAGCACGTGCGCACCAGAGAGCAGTTCGGGGTGCCGGTCGGCAGCTTCCAAGCGGTCAAGCATCACCTCGCCACGGCGCTGCTGCAACTGGAGTTCGCCGCCCCGGTGGTGGCGACGGCCGGGTTCGAGCTGGCCGCGGGCGTCCCGGGCCGGCTGCGCTCACTGGCGACCGCCAAGGCGTTGGCGTCCGAGGCGGCGCACGTCGTGGGCCGGGCCGCTCTGCAGTGCCACGGCGCGATCGGGTACACGACCGAGTACGACCTGCAGCTGTTCCTCAAGCGGTCGTGGGCTCTGGAATCGTCGTGGGGCAGCTCCGCCTGGCATCGGGCTGCTCTGCTGGCGGACCTCGGTGTCGGCCTGACCGGCGCGCGTCCCGCGTCCTGA
- a CDS encoding DNA glycosylase AlkZ-like family protein, which translates to MAGAVAIRGGGETRSFLAVDEPALGSVDATATRLLGSFDPFLQAKDRAMLVPGAVQARELWPVLGRPGAVLAGGGLVDTWRPPKSGRTLKVVVDPWQKLPATTRNEIVEQAERLAAYRAGSLAGVEFTTRGLVMQP; encoded by the coding sequence ATGGCAGGAGCAGTGGCAATACGGGGCGGCGGCGAGACGCGCTCGTTCCTGGCCGTCGACGAGCCGGCGCTGGGATCGGTCGACGCCACGGCTACCCGCCTGCTCGGCTCGTTCGACCCCTTCCTCCAAGCCAAGGACCGAGCGATGCTGGTGCCGGGCGCGGTCCAGGCCAGGGAGTTGTGGCCAGTGCTGGGTCGCCCCGGCGCCGTCCTGGCCGGCGGTGGGCTGGTCGACACCTGGCGTCCCCCCAAGTCCGGCAGGACGTTGAAAGTCGTTGTTGATCCGTGGCAGAAGCTGCCCGCGACCACGCGTAACGAAATCGTCGAACAAGCTGAACGCCTTGCCGCGTACCGCGCTGGTTCCCTCGCCGGCGTCGAGTTCACCACCCGGGGCCTCGTCATGCAGCCTTGA
- a CDS encoding DUF899 domain-containing protein: MTEIDLPLPPVVDAEAWAEARRVLLLQEKALTRMKDSVAAMRRRLPVVEVTTPYVFEGADGPVSLLDLFGDRPQLIVQHFMFAEDWEEGCDGCSMMADHIGPLSHLQARRTSFALVSRAPIDKLTAFRTRMGWKLPWVSSGGTTFNDDFGATQDGEERQAISVFIRRRDRIFHSWSTFARGEEPFMLVFDLLDLTPYGRQESWEHSPEGWPQEPTYSWMRLQDRYGAEADQCAHHAVTALHP; this comes from the coding sequence ATGACAGAGATCGACCTTCCCCTGCCTCCCGTTGTGGATGCCGAAGCGTGGGCGGAAGCGCGGCGCGTGCTTCTCCTACAGGAGAAGGCGCTCACTCGGATGAAGGACTCCGTCGCGGCCATGCGGCGGCGGCTGCCCGTCGTGGAAGTCACTACCCCCTACGTCTTCGAAGGGGCCGATGGCCCGGTGAGTCTCCTCGACCTCTTCGGAGACCGGCCGCAGCTCATCGTGCAGCACTTCATGTTCGCTGAAGACTGGGAGGAAGGATGTGACGGCTGTTCGATGATGGCCGATCACATCGGCCCTCTCAGCCACCTGCAGGCGCGACGCACATCGTTCGCGCTCGTGTCCCGTGCGCCGATCGACAAGCTCACGGCATTTCGAACGCGGATGGGATGGAAACTACCGTGGGTGTCTTCCGGAGGGACGACCTTCAACGACGACTTCGGTGCCACACAGGACGGTGAGGAACGGCAGGCGATCAGCGTCTTCATTCGACGCCGCGACCGCATATTCCACTCGTGGTCGACGTTTGCTCGGGGCGAAGAGCCGTTCATGCTCGTCTTCGACCTCCTCGATCTCACTCCCTACGGACGACAGGAGTCTTGGGAGCACTCCCCCGAAGGGTGGCCGCAGGAGCCGACCTACTCCTGGATGCGGCTACAAGACCGTTACGGCGCCGAGGCCGACCAGTGCGCACACCATGCGGTCACCGCCCTGCACCCTTGA
- a CDS encoding enoyl-CoA hydratase, with product MSETSGAAPHDAAVEVVRYETRGPVAVVTMNRPEYRNAQNSTMTYALDDAFYRAAADDEVKVIVLAGAGKHFSAGHDIGTPGRDIDSSFDRRAGLWWDHVGKAGVDSRFARESEVYLGMCRRWRELPKPMIAMVQGACVAGGLMLAWSCDLIVASDDAFFADPVVRMGIPGVEYFAHPWVLGPRFAKEFLFTGDRMPAARAAELGMVNRVVARDDLEAEVMGLATRIAQMPRLGLALTKKAVNQAEDLMGLRDGMDSVFGLHHAAHAHNAEVGSDPLGGQDARSMRDAARRGE from the coding sequence ATGAGCGAGACCAGCGGCGCGGCCCCGCACGACGCGGCGGTGGAGGTCGTCCGGTACGAGACGCGGGGGCCGGTGGCCGTCGTGACGATGAATCGGCCCGAGTACCGCAACGCGCAGAACTCCACGATGACCTATGCCCTCGACGACGCGTTCTACCGCGCAGCCGCCGACGACGAGGTGAAGGTCATCGTCCTGGCAGGTGCGGGGAAGCACTTCTCGGCCGGCCACGACATCGGCACGCCGGGTCGTGACATCGACTCGTCGTTCGACCGGCGTGCCGGCCTGTGGTGGGACCATGTCGGAAAGGCCGGGGTGGACAGCCGGTTCGCCCGCGAGTCCGAGGTCTACCTCGGGATGTGCCGCCGCTGGCGCGAGCTGCCCAAGCCGATGATCGCCATGGTGCAGGGAGCGTGTGTCGCCGGTGGCCTCATGCTCGCCTGGTCATGCGACCTGATCGTTGCTTCGGACGACGCGTTCTTCGCCGACCCGGTCGTGCGCATGGGGATCCCCGGGGTCGAGTACTTCGCCCACCCGTGGGTGCTGGGCCCGCGGTTCGCCAAGGAGTTCCTCTTCACCGGCGACCGGATGCCGGCGGCGCGCGCGGCCGAGCTCGGCATGGTCAACCGGGTCGTCGCCAGGGACGATCTCGAGGCGGAGGTCATGGGGCTCGCCACCCGGATCGCACAGATGCCGCGTCTGGGTCTTGCGCTGACCAAGAAGGCGGTCAACCAGGCCGAGGACCTCATGGGCCTGCGGGATGGGATGGATTCGGTGTTCGGGCTGCACCACGCGGCCCACGCGCACAACGCCGAGGTGGGCAGTGATCCCCTCGGTGGCCAGGACGCCCGGAGCATGCGTGACGCCGCGAGAAGGGGAGAGTGA
- a CDS encoding fibronectin type III domain-containing protein has translation MRTLAATAAALTALLTVLAGTTGTAAAAGPTPLAPADLTGSVAATGIFLSWRQPAGGPAIASFRVYEGGAVVRRTATTSAPMQYLGVNTTHTYTVTAVSSNGVESPPSAPFTGTTWTPGMAPQCDEPAPLTVFDVTSSALSVRWSVGRASPQLALTVNGRDYGIVPGTSLRVGGLTPDTAYTIALRRANCDPRTGPVGYATTRTLPGATNATAAPRNLATTARTDRSVGLTWPAPSDGSYVHQYAVYDGAYRVATTWTPSATVTGLFHGTVHRFTVAALDVAGNESEHSPVLSLSTAACPVLPPSPSRVTATAVTASTLRLDWTLESTAGSYTVLDGDSVVATVTDPGAVLTGLAPASPHSLRVVGSLPGCPDTPASAPLTVTTLPGPTDRPVAPLGFRVAQPTVVNTYDADVPLSWTPLPGLAYRLYDGATVVGTYPGNAVTLRTRGAERHQYRLTAVNANGDESPPTAPVDVITPFLVAP, from the coding sequence ATGCGTACGCTCGCCGCCACGGCCGCCGCGCTGACCGCCCTACTCACCGTGCTCGCCGGCACCACCGGCACCGCGGCCGCCGCCGGCCCCACCCCGCTGGCGCCGGCCGACCTGACCGGTTCGGTCGCCGCCACCGGCATCTTCCTGTCCTGGCGCCAGCCGGCGGGCGGCCCCGCGATCGCGTCGTTCCGCGTCTACGAGGGCGGCGCGGTCGTGCGGCGCACGGCGACGACGTCGGCCCCGATGCAGTACCTAGGCGTCAACACCACCCACACCTACACGGTGACCGCGGTCTCCTCCAACGGCGTGGAGTCGCCCCCGTCTGCGCCGTTCACGGGCACCACGTGGACGCCCGGCATGGCACCCCAGTGCGACGAGCCCGCGCCGCTCACCGTCTTCGACGTGACGTCCTCCGCTCTATCGGTGCGCTGGTCGGTGGGCCGGGCGTCGCCGCAGCTCGCTCTGACGGTCAACGGCCGTGACTACGGCATCGTGCCCGGCACGAGCCTGCGCGTCGGCGGCCTCACCCCCGACACCGCGTACACAATCGCCCTGCGCCGCGCCAACTGCGACCCGCGCACCGGACCGGTTGGCTACGCCACCACCCGCACGCTTCCCGGCGCGACGAATGCGACCGCCGCGCCGCGAAACCTCGCCACCACCGCCAGGACCGACCGCTCGGTCGGCCTGACCTGGCCGGCCCCGTCCGACGGCTCGTACGTCCACCAGTACGCGGTCTACGACGGCGCCTACCGGGTCGCCACGACCTGGACCCCGTCGGCGACGGTCACTGGCCTGTTCCACGGCACCGTGCACCGCTTCACCGTGGCGGCGCTGGACGTGGCCGGCAACGAGTCGGAACACAGCCCCGTCCTGTCCCTCTCGACCGCCGCCTGCCCGGTTCTCCCGCCGTCCCCGTCCAGGGTGACCGCCACCGCTGTCACCGCGTCGACCCTGCGCCTGGACTGGACCCTCGAGTCGACCGCCGGCTCCTACACGGTGCTGGACGGCGACAGCGTCGTCGCCACCGTCACCGACCCGGGCGCAGTGCTCACGGGCCTGGCGCCGGCCTCGCCACACAGCCTGCGCGTGGTCGGGTCGTTGCCCGGCTGCCCCGACACGCCCGCCTCGGCGCCGCTGACCGTGACCACGCTCCCGGGCCCCACCGACCGCCCGGTGGCTCCGCTCGGCTTCCGTGTGGCCCAGCCGACGGTCGTCAACACCTACGATGCCGACGTCCCGCTGTCCTGGACCCCGTTGCCCGGCCTGGCCTACCGCCTGTACGACGGCGCCACGGTGGTCGGCACGTACCCAGGCAACGCCGTGACCCTGCGCACCCGCGGCGCTGAACGCCACCAGTACCGGCTGACCGCGGTCAACGCGAACGGCGACGAGTCCCCGCCGACTGCCCCGGTCGACGTGATCACCCCGTTCCTGGTCGCCCCGTGA
- a CDS encoding MFS transporter: protein MPETSLAPETSPAPAPAHWKRNVALFLSGQTVSLFGSMVVQYVVMWYVTLETKSGLAIALYAVCAFAPQGVVSIFGGVLADRMNRKTLTIIADAGIAVATLVLALLMLNGITDLWVILLAVAVRSFGAGVQTPTVQAIIPQIVPADQLMRVNGMFQTISSAMALLAPAAAAAIYAGFGVVPVFFLDVITAVIGIGLLALVAVPTLDRATETTTTYRQDLVEGMQYIWTHRIVRWLLLVFAIIFMLTVAPSFVTPLMVARTFGSEKWMLAVLEIAFSVGMLLGGALIATWLAKRSRIGLILISTFSFAILTVAMGLSTNLWVFYGFMFLFGLAVPLFSTPFMTLIQETVEPEKHGRVFSYVGIVMALATPIGMVVFGPLADVISVQTLLIVAGLVTIAVMIVAIMVPSGQAAIAAARATSSPVAEGPAAEESLAAKAH from the coding sequence GTGCCCGAGACAAGCCTTGCGCCCGAGACCAGTCCCGCGCCGGCACCCGCACACTGGAAACGTAACGTCGCGCTCTTCCTGTCCGGCCAGACCGTGTCGCTGTTCGGTTCAATGGTCGTCCAGTACGTGGTTATGTGGTATGTCACGTTGGAGACCAAGTCCGGCCTGGCGATCGCGCTCTACGCCGTCTGCGCGTTCGCCCCGCAGGGTGTCGTGTCGATCTTCGGCGGGGTGCTGGCCGACCGGATGAACCGCAAGACGCTGACGATCATCGCCGATGCGGGCATCGCGGTGGCGACCCTGGTCCTGGCCCTGTTGATGTTGAACGGCATCACTGACCTGTGGGTGATCCTGCTGGCGGTCGCGGTCCGCTCCTTCGGGGCCGGGGTGCAGACACCGACGGTACAGGCGATCATTCCGCAGATCGTGCCGGCCGACCAGCTGATGCGGGTCAACGGCATGTTCCAGACCATCAGCTCCGCGATGGCCCTGCTGGCTCCGGCGGCGGCTGCCGCCATCTACGCCGGTTTCGGAGTGGTGCCGGTCTTCTTCCTGGACGTGATCACCGCCGTGATCGGCATCGGGCTGCTGGCCCTGGTCGCGGTGCCCACCCTGGATCGGGCGACCGAGACTACGACCACCTACCGACAGGACCTGGTCGAGGGCATGCAGTACATCTGGACCCACCGGATCGTCCGCTGGCTGCTGCTGGTCTTCGCGATCATCTTCATGCTCACCGTCGCGCCGTCGTTCGTCACGCCGCTGATGGTGGCCCGCACCTTCGGTAGCGAAAAGTGGATGCTGGCCGTACTGGAGATCGCGTTCAGCGTAGGAATGCTGCTCGGCGGCGCGTTGATCGCCACCTGGCTGGCCAAGCGCAGCCGGATCGGACTGATCCTGATTTCCACCTTCAGCTTCGCGATCCTCACCGTGGCGATGGGCCTCAGCACCAACCTGTGGGTCTTCTACGGTTTCATGTTCTTGTTCGGGCTCGCGGTTCCCCTGTTCTCCACCCCTTTCATGACCTTGATCCAGGAGACGGTGGAGCCGGAGAAGCACGGCCGGGTGTTCAGCTACGTCGGCATCGTGATGGCCCTGGCCACCCCGATCGGCATGGTGGTGTTCGGCCCACTGGCCGACGTGATCAGCGTCCAGACCCTGCTGATCGTGGCTGGCCTGGTCACCATCGCCGTGATGATCGTGGCGATCATGGTGCCGTCCGGGCAGGCCGCGATCGCCGCCGCCCGAGCCACCTCGTCGCCGGTAGCCGAGGGCCCAGCCGCCGAGGAGTCGCTGGCCGCCAAGGCACACTGA
- a CDS encoding electron transfer flavoprotein subunit alpha/FixB family protein, with amino-acid sequence MSEVLVVVEATREFGVKKVTLEMLTLARELGAPSAVVLGGPGAAEALSARLGEYGAEKIYAAESEEIDGYLVAPKATVLAGLVSRVQPAAVLLASSQEGKEIAARLAVKLDNGILTDVVGLGADGIATQVAFAGSAIVKSKVSRGLPLVTVRPNSVNPIPVAASPVVEQLTVAVTDTDKLARVVERVAEQKGSRPELTEAGVVVSGGRGVGNADNFKLVEELADLLGGAVGASRAAVDSGYYPHQFQVGQTGKTVSPQLYVALGISGAIQHRAGMQTSKTIVAVNKDGEAPIFELADFGVVGDLFKIVPQAADEIRKRK; translated from the coding sequence ATGTCTGAGGTTCTCGTCGTCGTCGAAGCTACTCGTGAGTTCGGCGTCAAGAAGGTCACCCTGGAGATGCTCACCCTCGCCCGTGAGTTGGGCGCCCCGAGTGCGGTTGTGCTCGGTGGTCCCGGCGCCGCCGAGGCGTTGAGCGCCAGGCTGGGTGAGTACGGTGCGGAGAAGATCTACGCGGCCGAGAGTGAGGAGATTGACGGCTATCTGGTGGCCCCGAAGGCGACTGTGCTGGCCGGGTTGGTCTCGCGGGTGCAGCCGGCCGCCGTGTTGTTGGCGTCGTCGCAGGAGGGCAAGGAGATCGCCGCCCGGCTGGCCGTCAAGTTGGACAACGGCATCCTGACTGACGTGGTCGGTCTGGGTGCCGATGGCATCGCCACCCAGGTGGCGTTTGCCGGTTCTGCGATCGTCAAGTCCAAGGTCAGCCGTGGTCTGCCGTTGGTGACTGTCCGGCCGAACTCGGTCAACCCGATCCCGGTGGCGGCCAGCCCGGTTGTTGAGCAGTTGACCGTCGCGGTCACGGACACCGACAAGTTGGCCAGGGTCGTCGAGCGGGTTGCCGAGCAGAAGGGTTCCCGTCCGGAGTTGACCGAGGCGGGTGTGGTCGTCTCGGGTGGTCGGGGTGTGGGTAACGCCGACAACTTCAAGCTGGTCGAGGAGTTGGCGGACCTGCTGGGCGGTGCGGTGGGCGCGTCGCGTGCTGCGGTGGACTCGGGTTACTACCCGCACCAGTTCCAGGTGGGTCAGACCGGTAAGACGGTGTCTCCGCAGCTCTATGTGGCGCTGGGTATTTCGGGTGCGATTCAGCACCGGGCCGGTATGCAGACCTCGAAGACCATCGTGGCGGTCAACAAGGACGGTGAGGCGCCGATCTTCGAGTTGGCCGACTTCGGTGTGGTGGGCGACCTGTTCAAGATCGTCCCGCAGGCCGCAGACGAGATCCGCAAGCGCAAGTGA
- a CDS encoding amphi-Trp domain-containing protein, whose translation MDIYEDARTVSRADLAAWLRQLAGQLETTGHLFYGAAGTIAVADQVRCELEVEQEGTDEFSVEIEFSWVSPRTAEAVEPSAGTGAARETETKTEAPDPAESSTAE comes from the coding sequence ATGGATATCTACGAAGACGCCCGGACCGTATCTCGGGCGGATCTGGCCGCCTGGCTCCGCCAATTGGCGGGCCAACTGGAGACCACCGGGCACCTCTTCTACGGCGCTGCGGGTACGATCGCCGTCGCTGACCAGGTGCGGTGCGAGCTGGAGGTCGAGCAGGAGGGAACGGACGAGTTCTCGGTCGAGATCGAGTTCTCCTGGGTCAGCCCGAGGACCGCTGAGGCGGTCGAGCCCTCCGCCGGGACGGGGGCCGCCCGGGAGACCGAGACGAAGACGGAAGCACCGGATCCGGCGGAGAGTTCCACCGCCGAATAG
- a CDS encoding peptidoglycan DD-metalloendopeptidase family protein, whose protein sequence is MKRFSSSRRTRRLAGRWASVCLAAVVSTAVLPGAPISAAPIPAGPAAEERSQSWQVAESQLQPADESQLRQVVAARLVNQHGQRALATYGRAATDSVATMVEPKRYAANRNWVFGGGVIRVPSDVEAAPVALLFLAQRVGGSWQVALEGSPEFAVAARQAPVLSQAERDLFGRTSVAAAGTATGLALPWKLNQGWAHWGVHGDSGESYPYNSIDFYGGDGDVRASRAGYMYRFCTNARWPYVKVVHDNGYTTGYYHISNQTTKGEGAYVAAGEYLGRIDVQLPCGGRANGDHVHWTLWRGNTAVTVVGKTIGGWTWYSGNAAYQGYAERNGQKVYRNYCCPIVNYGPGDSSYPTGVVETGTFSNINVRSGPGANYSVVGSVNDGDVIEIACTATGDYVTGPWNNRTNLWNRMPSGGYISDAFVDTGTDDPVAGTCS, encoded by the coding sequence ATGAAACGCTTCTCTTCCTCCCGAAGAACACGACGGCTGGCGGGCCGGTGGGCTTCGGTCTGTCTGGCCGCAGTCGTCTCGACGGCGGTCCTGCCCGGCGCCCCGATCTCCGCCGCCCCGATCCCGGCCGGGCCGGCCGCGGAGGAGAGGAGCCAGTCCTGGCAGGTCGCGGAGAGCCAGCTACAGCCGGCTGACGAGAGCCAACTGCGACAGGTGGTCGCCGCCCGCCTGGTGAACCAGCACGGCCAACGCGCGCTGGCGACCTATGGCCGCGCCGCCACCGACAGCGTCGCGACGATGGTCGAACCCAAGCGGTACGCGGCCAACCGCAACTGGGTGTTCGGCGGCGGCGTCATTCGGGTGCCGTCGGACGTCGAAGCCGCACCGGTGGCGCTGCTCTTCCTGGCACAGCGGGTCGGTGGCAGTTGGCAGGTGGCTCTGGAAGGCAGTCCCGAGTTCGCCGTCGCGGCCCGGCAGGCGCCGGTGCTGAGCCAGGCCGAGCGGGACCTGTTCGGCCGGACGTCGGTCGCCGCAGCCGGTACCGCCACCGGCCTGGCGCTGCCCTGGAAGCTCAACCAGGGCTGGGCTCACTGGGGTGTGCACGGCGACTCGGGGGAGTCGTACCCGTACAACTCGATTGACTTCTACGGCGGCGACGGGGACGTACGCGCGTCGCGGGCCGGGTACATGTACCGGTTCTGCACCAACGCCCGCTGGCCGTACGTCAAGGTCGTGCACGACAACGGCTACACCACGGGCTACTACCACATCAGCAACCAGACGACGAAGGGCGAGGGGGCGTACGTCGCGGCCGGCGAGTACCTCGGCCGGATCGACGTGCAGTTGCCCTGCGGCGGCCGGGCCAACGGGGACCACGTGCACTGGACCCTCTGGCGGGGCAACACGGCGGTCACCGTGGTCGGCAAGACGATCGGCGGCTGGACCTGGTATTCCGGCAACGCCGCGTACCAGGGCTACGCGGAGCGCAACGGGCAGAAGGTGTACCGCAACTACTGCTGTCCCATCGTGAACTACGGCCCGGGTGACAGCAGCTACCCGACCGGCGTGGTGGAGACCGGCACGTTCAGCAACATCAACGTCAGATCCGGTCCGGGCGCCAACTACTCCGTCGTCGGTTCGGTGAACGACGGCGACGTCATCGAGATCGCCTGCACCGCGACGGGTGACTACGTGACCGGCCCGTGGAACAACCGGACCAACCTGTGGAACCGGATGCCGTCCGGCGGATACATCAGTGACGCGTTCGTCGACACCGGGACCGACGATCCGGTCGCCGGTACCTGTTCCTGA
- a CDS encoding electron transfer flavoprotein subunit beta/FixA family protein — protein sequence MNIVVLVKQVPDSGADRSLRSDDNTVDRGSASNVINEMDEYAIEEALKIKEAHGGEVTVLTMGPERATESIRKALSMGPDKAVHVLDDALHGSCAVATSKVLAAALGQLNADLVLCGTESTDGRVQVIPHMVAERLGVAALTGARKLTVDGSTLTVERQTEEGYEVVTATAPAVVSVWDTINEPRYPSFKGIMAAKKKPVQTLSLADLGVAPAEVGFEGATSTVLEHTRRPPRSGGAKVTDEGDGGVKLVEFLATEKFV from the coding sequence ATGAACATCGTCGTACTCGTCAAGCAGGTGCCTGATTCGGGCGCGGACCGCAGCCTGCGTAGTGACGACAACACTGTCGACCGCGGTTCGGCGAGCAACGTCATCAACGAGATGGATGAGTACGCCATCGAGGAGGCGTTGAAGATCAAGGAGGCGCACGGGGGTGAGGTGACCGTTCTGACGATGGGTCCGGAGCGGGCGACCGAGTCGATCCGTAAGGCGCTGTCCATGGGTCCGGACAAGGCCGTGCACGTGTTGGACGATGCCCTGCACGGGTCGTGTGCGGTGGCGACGTCGAAGGTGCTGGCTGCCGCGCTCGGTCAGCTCAACGCCGATCTGGTGTTGTGTGGCACGGAGTCGACCGACGGTCGGGTGCAGGTCATTCCGCACATGGTCGCCGAGCGGTTGGGTGTTGCGGCGTTGACCGGTGCCCGCAAGCTCACCGTCGACGGCTCGACGTTGACCGTCGAGCGGCAGACGGAGGAGGGCTACGAGGTGGTCACCGCTACCGCCCCTGCTGTGGTCTCCGTGTGGGACACCATCAACGAGCCGCGTTACCCGTCGTTCAAGGGCATCATGGCGGCGAAGAAGAAGCCGGTGCAGACGTTGTCCCTGGCTGACCTGGGTGTGGCTCCGGCCGAGGTGGGTTTCGAGGGCGCGACCAGCACCGTGCTGGAGCACACCAGGCGTCCGCCGCGTTCCGGTGGGGCGAAGGTCACCGATGAGGGCGATGGCGGCGTGAAGCTGGTCGAGTTCCTCGCTACCGAGAAGTTTGTGTGA